In Nicotiana tabacum cultivar K326 chromosome 10, ASM71507v2, whole genome shotgun sequence, the DNA window TCTTCCAAAATTACATCCACGGCTTCTATTAGAGAGTATTTAGCAAATTCACTTGGTCGTCGCATAGATTTCTGCATATTGAATGTTATTTCTTCATCATTTAATCTCATTTCGAGCTCTCATGTTTCACGGTCAATTAAGCTCTCCTAGTGCCCAAGAATGGTCTTtccaaaattatgaaaatttccTCATCAACCCGACAGTCAAGAATGACTAAATTTGCTAGGAACACAAACTTCCCAACATGTACTAATACATAATCACGAATACCAGAGGGCCTCTTTACTGTCCGGTCAGCCAGCTGTAGTAACATGGACGTGGGTCTAACTCTTCCAATGCCGAACCTTTTGTAGATAGCCAGGGGCATCAGGTTTATGCTTGCCCCTAAATCACAAAGTGCCTTAACAAATGCATAGTTGCCTATTGTGCATGGGATTATGAAACTTCCTGGGTCAGACAACTTCTCAGGTATGGGTCTCGTCACAACAACACTACATGTCTGAGTCAATGTAACCGTGGCCAAGTCTTGAAATTCAAACTTACGAggcatcaagtccttcatcatttttgcataaccagacaTTTCCTTTAAGGCGTCAATCAATGGAATGCTTACCTAAATTTGCTTCGACATCTCAAAGAATTTCTTATACTGCTTATCTTTCTAATACTTGGTCAATCTCTGTGGTAATGGTGCCGGAGTTCGCTTCTTCCTTgtgatttgatttttttcttgCTCAGGCACTGCTTCTACTGTCTTCTCCCATGCTATATCAGTCTCCTttgcaacctctttttctttgctGGTGTTTTCTTGTGCATTTTGTACTGTCACCTCAGTTAATCTTGCTGAATCATCTATCCCAACGGGTACTGGCACAAGTGCTTTAGTAGGTCGGTTTTCACGAGCCATTTCTTGCTCCAGATCTAGGTCTCTACCATTTCGTAGATTCACTGCCATAACCTGTTTCGGGCCCTGctcttttggattgatttgtgtGTCTGCAGGAAACGTCCTATGGGGACGATTACTTAAAGCCATCCAAATGTGTCCTAATTGAACCTCAATACTCTTTATCGCTAATTCATGTGAGTCTATTCTCTCAGTTAATTTTCTATTAGTCCCAATCAGTTGTTGCAACATACTGTTACTTTTATTCAGCATTCCCTTAAGTTCAGCAAACCCATCATCTTGTCTCACAATCTGTTATTGTTGAGGTTGTGGATAATCCAGCTGTTGATTTTGCTAGTTGTAACCCTGTTGCCTCTGGTAAGGCACCACTGGACCCTATGGTCAAGTAGCTCCAggattgttgctgttgttgtactGCTGTTATGCtggtctatattgttgattctgctgtccccaattctgaccaccttgcctcTATCCCCCATAGTTGGCCACATAGTTCATATTTTCCTGATATTGCTGGTTGTCCCCTTCCGCACTCCACGAGCAAACATATAgttggttaatgcatggtgtacataagACCCTATTAGTTGCAtcaactatgtgtacctgctGTTTCTGGCCTGATTCATCTATCTTTTTGGTGAGGATCTCATTTGCGTTACTagagtggccatattttcagctaTGGAGTTATTTGGGTCCAAAGCCACTGAATGAACTACATGAGTGATTGTAGAGTTtcttgtcatccatcctgagttttggGCCATCTTATTAAATAGGATCATGTTTTCTCTAAACGTTTTGCAAAAAAATGTtccacctgctgaagcatcaacattggcctttaaGCTGTCTGCCAATCCCATGTAAAACCTCTACCTGAATATCTGCTCCGGAATGCCATGATGTGGGCACCTAACTAGCttacccttgaacctctcccacgtTTCTTGTAATGTTTCTGTTAGTTTCTGcctgaagctcaatatctcatcaatttgtttagaagtcttattgggtgggtagaacttgttcacaaattgcttgactaattcattccaagtagtgatggagtttataatgagtgaattaagccaagtctgaCCCTCTCCCGTCAccgagaatggaaacaacaacaaccttATTGCTTCTGGTGTCACATTAGGTTGCCTTTACGTGCCACATATTGATAGGAAATTCTTCAgatgctgctgaggatcttcaacGTATGACCCTGAGaacagtcccttgttctgcaacaagtgtagcatgttgtttgtgatttgaaatgattctGCTCGTATATGAGGGACTACAATTGCGGTCGCTAGGTTGTCGgcggtgggttgtgcccaatcatacaatgttgcttctggcacaagaggcacCACATCCTGATTGTTCTGGTCATTCACGTTATTTCTGTTATTTGGATTATCTACTCCGTCTTCCATGTCTGGTTCGatttgttctgttgagttctgtTGTTGTTTTCCCTTCTTGTTTGCATGATTCAATACCTTGAAACTTTctcaggatctgataatgcttcgaacaattcaccagttcttgaggagtttctcGGGATGCACCTATAACACCCAAGActacaaacgttagaatttcaatatatttagtttaaattgaagaaattgactacactaagaattctagCACTTCTTTTAGCTGCAATTAATAACACCGTTAAATTCTtcggcaacgatgccaaaatttgatcacgccaactataccttataaaaaggacttagCGGTCGTTCCAAATATATTTTGGTTAATAAGTCCAGAGTCGAATCACACAGGGAATTAATTTATTAAGCTcagctactagactcgcacaaattcacacaatcaatcttcagaaatatttgaGTAACATgttggatgtttactaactaaatattacgtaattAAAATGCTATAAATAAGAACTAACTACGAATGGGTTGTAGgcaagaattggaatgatctaagaTTCTGAtttccctattgtcggaatcctttctgCTACGTTTTcgataaatttgcctaagtcttctttATCGATCATGAACactctgactgtcgtaactctctacCGAGTAATTACCGCAatatactagatatattctcccgaattacgctaccTGGCCTTAAGTAAagctcactcagatcgcaccaaagttttgttatccctaatcccacctttaaacccttcgtattgatccctcatatacgttaggagtgatgttgttcaacaactacctaaatatgcactctctcccgagtaatatatactaaataggcacagccaattgagggcccttcaatcaaccacaataatATCATCCTTCAACAGGTAGAGATAATACTAcgacaaatctatattaacataacgagaaaatcatcctccaatcggttccatcaaaatcctagattaggagtttagctactcatactcgtAATAACAATATtcaaagtattttgcataattgAATTACAAAGTAAGGATAAAGGGATGTAGAAATcgatgattctaactcccaacAGTTGTTCCATGAGCTATCTTTGCCTCCAGTTGCAAAAGTCCTTCAAAGTGgtatttttaggtctatttacaTGTTTAGGACAGGACCTAAACGTGTAGGTCAAATCCTAGTCAAGCGGGAAACGAACTAAGCCTTCAAAACTCGGACTAGATCTCGCCCCAGGCCTGACATCAGGCATAACGCCTGGTTGACCTGGCatcaggcctggcgtcgccaggtcTAACGCCTGGTTATGATGGGCCTTTGCCTTGCCTCGCCAACCTCTCGCCAGCTTCAAGCCTGTCGTCGTAGGGGTATCGCCAGCTTCAAGTCCGACGTCGCCAGGTTCTCTCCTTCGCTGCTCTCATGCACGCTATTGcgcgcaaataaagtgtaatttatcattaaagcgtATAAAATGCAAGGCGAATAATGTGCTAAACCAtgattatagccacacatcagagcacttcatattttattaaatattatatcccgtAAGAGAATCCCAAATACTAGAAgacattttttttaaagaaaattctatatgaaatcttaaaagtatatataagaACTACTCCATATATTTATAGGTTGGTTTGGTT includes these proteins:
- the LOC107770960 gene encoding uncharacterized protein LOC107770960; protein product: MSGYAKMMKDLMPRKFEFQDLATVTLTQTCSVVVTRPIPEKLSDPGSFIIPCTIGNYAFVKALCDLGASINLMPLAIYKRFGIGRVRPTSMLLQLADRTVKRPSGIRDYVLVHVGKFVFLANLVILDCRVDEEIFIILERPFLGTRRA